The proteins below are encoded in one region of Peribacillus muralis:
- the ffh gene encoding signal recognition particle protein: MAFEGLADRLQSTMQKIRGKGKVNEADVKEMMREVRLALLEADVNFKVVKEFVKRVSERSVGQEVLKSLTPGQQVIKVVKEELTELMGGEQSKIAVASKPPTVIMMVGLQGAGKTTTTGKLANLLRKKYNRKPLLVAADIYRPAAIKQLETLGKQLSMPVFSLGDQISPVEIAKQAIAKAKEEHHDYVLIDTAGRLHVDENLMGELKDIKELTKPDEIFLVVDAMTGQDAVNVAQSFNDQLGLTGVVLTKLDGDTRGGAALSIRSVTNTPIKFVGMGEKLDALEAFHPERMASRILGMGDVLTLIEKAQANVDEEKAKELEKKMRTATFTFDDFLEQLGQVRNMGPLDDILKMIPGANKMKGMDNLQIDDKQIGHVEAIIRSMTTHEKEHPETMNASRKKRIAKGSGRSIQEVNRLLKQFEEMKKMMKQVTNMQKGKKKGFKFPFM, translated from the coding sequence ATGGCATTTGAAGGATTGGCCGACCGACTGCAGAGCACGATGCAAAAGATTCGCGGAAAAGGGAAGGTCAACGAAGCAGACGTTAAAGAAATGATGCGTGAAGTTCGATTGGCCCTGCTTGAAGCGGACGTTAACTTTAAAGTCGTGAAGGAATTTGTAAAGCGTGTAAGTGAACGTTCGGTAGGTCAGGAAGTGCTGAAAAGCTTAACCCCCGGTCAACAGGTAATTAAAGTAGTTAAGGAAGAATTGACGGAGCTGATGGGCGGCGAACAGAGCAAGATTGCCGTTGCCTCGAAGCCACCGACCGTCATTATGATGGTTGGTCTTCAAGGGGCTGGTAAAACGACGACCACCGGAAAGCTTGCCAATCTTCTTAGAAAGAAATACAACCGCAAGCCATTGCTCGTTGCGGCTGATATTTACCGTCCGGCGGCGATTAAGCAGCTTGAAACACTTGGCAAACAATTAAGCATGCCCGTTTTTTCCCTTGGTGACCAAATCAGTCCTGTAGAAATAGCGAAACAGGCGATTGCAAAAGCGAAGGAAGAGCACCATGATTATGTCTTGATCGATACCGCAGGCCGTCTTCATGTTGATGAAAACTTGATGGGCGAACTGAAGGATATCAAAGAACTGACAAAACCGGATGAAATCTTCTTGGTTGTCGATGCAATGACGGGGCAGGATGCGGTCAATGTAGCCCAAAGCTTCAATGACCAGCTCGGCCTGACGGGAGTTGTATTGACGAAACTCGATGGGGATACACGAGGCGGTGCGGCACTTTCGATTCGTTCAGTCACGAACACGCCGATTAAATTCGTCGGTATGGGAGAAAAACTGGATGCGCTTGAAGCATTTCATCCAGAACGGATGGCGTCAAGGATTCTTGGCATGGGTGATGTATTGACCCTTATCGAAAAGGCACAGGCCAATGTTGATGAAGAAAAAGCGAAAGAATTAGAGAAAAAGATGCGTACAGCGACTTTTACCTTCGATGATTTCCTTGAACAGCTTGGTCAGGTGCGAAATATGGGACCGCTTGATGATATTCTGAAAATGATTCCTGGGGCGAACAAAATGAAAGGGATGGACAATCTTCAAATCGATGACAAACAGATCGGTCATGTTGAGGCCATCATCCGTTCCATGACGACCCATGAAAAGGAACATCCAGAAACCATGAATGCATCCCGCAAAAAACGGATTGCCAAAGGCAGCGGCAGATCGATTCAAGAAGTGAACCGTTTATTGAAGCAATTCGAAGAAATGAAAAAAATGATGAAACAGGTCACGAACATGCAAAAAGGAAAGAAAAAGGGATTCAAATTCCCGTTCATGTAA
- the rpsP gene encoding 30S ribosomal protein S16: MAVKIRLKRMGAKKSPFYRIVVADSRSPRDGRYIEVVGTYNPVTQPAKVDINEELALKWLQDGAKPSDTVRNLFSTQGIMEKFHVAKNSK; encoded by the coding sequence ATGGCAGTAAAAATTCGCTTAAAACGTATGGGAGCTAAAAAATCTCCTTTCTATCGTATTGTAGTTGCAGATTCTCGTTCACCACGTGACGGACGTTACATTGAAGTAGTAGGAACTTATAACCCGGTGACTCAACCAGCTAAAGTTGATATCAACGAAGAGCTTGCTCTTAAATGGTTACAAGATGGAGCTAAACCATCAGATACAGTTCGTAACTTATTCTCAACACAAGGCATCATGGAAAAATTCCATGTTGCAAAAAACAGCAAGTAA
- a CDS encoding KH domain-containing protein: MKALIETIVSALVDFPEEVNVTSKEESDRIVYILSVHKEDMGKIIGKQGRVAKAIRTVVYAAGSSQQKKIYLEISE; this comes from the coding sequence ATGAAAGCATTAATTGAAACGATTGTTTCAGCACTTGTGGATTTTCCCGAAGAGGTCAACGTGACCTCCAAGGAAGAGTCCGACCGGATTGTTTATATCCTCTCCGTTCATAAAGAGGACATGGGCAAGATCATCGGCAAGCAAGGGCGTGTTGCTAAGGCGATTCGGACTGTGGTATATGCAGCAGGATCTTCACAGCAGAAGAAAATCTATTTGGAAATTTCCGAATAA
- a CDS encoding putative DNA-binding protein translates to MLEKTTRINYLYDFYQSLLTEKQQSYMSLYYLDDYSLGEIADEYEVSRQAVYDNIKRTEAMLEEYEAKLLLFQKFQERNQWIANLKALIEKDSFSKEKLLDAITTLEKLD, encoded by the coding sequence ATGCTTGAAAAGACAACGCGGATCAACTATTTGTATGACTTTTATCAATCGTTGTTAACAGAGAAGCAGCAGAGCTATATGTCCCTCTACTATCTGGATGATTACTCTCTTGGGGAGATTGCCGATGAATACGAAGTGAGTAGGCAGGCAGTCTATGATAATATAAAAAGAACAGAAGCGATGCTTGAGGAATATGAAGCAAAGCTATTGTTATTTCAAAAATTTCAAGAGCGTAACCAATGGATTGCTAATTTGAAGGCACTCATTGAAAAGGATTCCTTTTCTAAGGAGAAGCTGCTTGATGCAATCACAACGCTTGAGAAGTTGGATTAG
- a CDS encoding YlqD family protein, producing MKILQNVIVNQVLTESSKSQLLENYKSKRLQLQKESEQLRFELKKLEKTRNLQPASLRAHFEKEINQRQEKIKLLEFQMEQLEILPAGSELKEREVQSIIDVEIGADWDEIMATKTIVIKDGIVSEIR from the coding sequence ATGAAAATTCTCCAAAATGTAATCGTTAACCAAGTATTAACGGAATCCAGCAAGAGTCAGCTCCTCGAGAATTACAAATCAAAACGACTTCAGCTTCAAAAAGAGAGTGAACAACTCCGATTTGAACTGAAAAAGCTTGAAAAAACAAGAAATCTCCAGCCTGCCAGCCTGCGTGCCCATTTCGAAAAGGAAATAAATCAGAGGCAGGAAAAAATTAAACTGCTTGAATTTCAAATGGAACAGCTGGAAATCCTTCCTGCTGGAAGCGAATTGAAGGAGCGGGAAGTTCAAAGTATCATTGATGTGGAAATCGGGGCAGATTGGGACGAAATTATGGCAACGAAGACTATTGTCATTAAAGATGGGATCGTCTCGGAAATTCGTTAG